In Bombus huntii isolate Logan2020A chromosome 9, iyBomHunt1.1, whole genome shotgun sequence, a single window of DNA contains:
- the LOC126869634 gene encoding thrombospondin type-1 domain-containing protein 4-like isoform X2, with amino-acid sequence MQCFWSFCGGHLIDGIFTEPTLERGYNLVATVPRGAVVLNVTQLRHTENYLAVKLQDGSYLFNGNYSISLSGKYQAAGTTFVYFRQGSQNLESFSAIGPLEEPIDVMVLYQEPNPGIVYRYIIPGSAPSPNIHLGHKPVSNKAGEPILSAIPHRKIDVGSTNDGTQAYLPRRYKKRKFFWKASGYTECSRTCGGGIQMLRYVCTREHTQAPVPDKRCHTLEKPRETQVKCNTIPCPPKWRAGPWGVCSVTCGNGNRLRDVECVQEITPSLVMRIADGACTEPNILPTTEICEMPQCEFDTKAATTTLPPPQWSVGTWSSCSTTCGPGKRTRTATCVTHGPSCDLEVKPITQDACDLGPCSIKSPQTNAISTRLQSPQWLYSEWSDGCSAECGVGLQTRKIFCEKSPGEGFCDQSTRPESSRTCSSNRTCSGQWFTGPWTACSTECDSGEQVREVVCITILRGSLRIVLDMNCPANKPETRRSCSGPPCTSSWFISDWTECSRSCGKGIQKREVRCLNREGQPPEHHELHCKEKDRPISRRTCNDYPCKDDVHRSENQHTVLQVQNDPEISNVLEENPLCKDSTTNCNLVAQARLCTYQFYHQLCCQSCSKKQEFE; translated from the exons TGTTTCTGGAGTTTCTGCGGCGGACACTTAATCGACGGGATTTTCACGGAGCCGACCTTGGAACGGGGTTACAACTTGGTGGCCACGGTTCCCCGAGGTGCTGTAGTTCTGAACGTGACACAGTTACGTCATACGGAGAATTATTTGG CGGTCAAGTTGCAGGATGGTAGCTATTTGTTCAATGGAAATTACAGCATCAGTTTGTCTGGTAAATATCAGGCAGCTGGAACtactttcgtttattttcgtCAAGGTTCTCAGAATTTGGAAAGTTTCTCTGCCATTGGACCATTAGAAGAACCTATTGATGTTATG gTTTTGTACCAAGAACCGAATCCTGGGATTGTATATCGATACATTATCCCCGGAAGTGCACCATCTCCAAACATTCATCTTGGACACAAACCAG TTTCTAACAAAGCTGGTGAACCCATTTTATCGGCGATACCTCATAGGAA aATAGATGTTGGTTCTACTAATGATGGAACGCAAGCATATCTTCCAAGACGAtacaaaaaaaggaaattcttTTGGAAAGCAAGCGGTTATACCGAGTGTAGTAGAACTTGTGGTGGAG GTATCCAAATGCTGAGGTATGTATGTACAAGGGAACACACGCAGGCTCCAGTGCCTGACAAGAGATGTCATACGTTGGAAAAGCCACGAGAAACTCAAGTAAAATGCAATACTATACCTTGTCCTCCCAA ATGGAGAGCCGGTCCGTGGGGTGTTTGTTCGGTTACGTGCGGTAACGGTAATCGTCTGAGAGACGTAGAATGCGTGCAAGAAATAACGCCATCACTAGTAATGAGAATAGCTGATGGCGCCTGCACGGAGCCGAATATTCTTCCTACTACCGAGATTTGCGAAATGCCACAGTGTGAATTCGACACGAAAGCAGCGACGACAACTTTACCGCCACCACAATGGAGCGTGGGCACATGGTCATCA TGCTCCACAACTTGTGGTCCAGGTAAAAGAACAAGAACTGCGACCTGCGTCACTCACGGACCTTCATGTGATCTCGAAGTGAAGCCTATTACTCAAGATGCTTGTGATTTGGGACCTTGTTCCATTAAATCACCGCAAACAAACGCCATTTCAACTAGACTTCAAAGTCCACAATGGCTGTACAGTGAATGGTCTGATGGG TGCTCAGCCGAATGTGGAGTCGGCTTGCAGACGAGGAAGATCTTCTGCGAAAAAAGTCCAGGGGAAGGATTTTGCGACCAATCGACAAGACCAGAATCGTCAAGAACCTGTTCCAGCAACAGAACCTGTAGTGGACAATGGTTTACGGGACCCTGGACCGCG TGTTCTACAGAATGTGATTCAGGCGAACAAGTTAGAGAAGTGGTGTGCATAACGATACTTCGTGGGTCGCTCCGCATTGTTCTGGACATGAACTGTCCCGCAAACAAACCGGAAACGAGAAGATCCTGCAGCGGTCCACCTTGTACATCCTCGTGGTTTATATCAGATTGGACAGAA TGTTCTCGATCGTGCGGAAAAGGCATTCAAAAGAGAGAAGTAAGGTGTTTGAACAGAGAAGGTCAACCACCTGAGCATCACGAGCTTCATTGTAAAGAAAAGGATCGTCCTATATCTCGACGAACCTGCAACGATTATCCTTGTAAGGACGACGTTCACAGATCTGAAAATCAACATACAGTCCTGCAAGTTCAAAACGATCCAGAAATCTCAAATg TTCTCGAGGAAAACCCACTTTGCAAGGACAGTACAACAAATTGCAACTTAGTGGCGCAAGCACGACTCTGCACTTACCAGTTTTATCACCAATTGTGCTGTCAATCGTGTTCCAAGAAGCAAGAATTCGAATGA
- the LOC126869634 gene encoding thrombospondin type-1 domain-containing protein 4-like isoform X1: MDKAFLFSLLISLTCFWSFCGGHLIDGIFTEPTLERGYNLVATVPRGAVVLNVTQLRHTENYLAVKLQDGSYLFNGNYSISLSGKYQAAGTTFVYFRQGSQNLESFSAIGPLEEPIDVMVLYQEPNPGIVYRYIIPGSAPSPNIHLGHKPVSNKAGEPILSAIPHRKIDVGSTNDGTQAYLPRRYKKRKFFWKASGYTECSRTCGGGIQMLRYVCTREHTQAPVPDKRCHTLEKPRETQVKCNTIPCPPKWRAGPWGVCSVTCGNGNRLRDVECVQEITPSLVMRIADGACTEPNILPTTEICEMPQCEFDTKAATTTLPPPQWSVGTWSSCSTTCGPGKRTRTATCVTHGPSCDLEVKPITQDACDLGPCSIKSPQTNAISTRLQSPQWLYSEWSDGCSAECGVGLQTRKIFCEKSPGEGFCDQSTRPESSRTCSSNRTCSGQWFTGPWTACSTECDSGEQVREVVCITILRGSLRIVLDMNCPANKPETRRSCSGPPCTSSWFISDWTECSRSCGKGIQKREVRCLNREGQPPEHHELHCKEKDRPISRRTCNDYPCKDDVHRSENQHTVLQVQNDPEISNVLEENPLCKDSTTNCNLVAQARLCTYQFYHQLCCQSCSKKQEFE, translated from the exons ATGGATAAAGCTTTCCTGTTCTCTCTATTGATATCTCTGACG TGTTTCTGGAGTTTCTGCGGCGGACACTTAATCGACGGGATTTTCACGGAGCCGACCTTGGAACGGGGTTACAACTTGGTGGCCACGGTTCCCCGAGGTGCTGTAGTTCTGAACGTGACACAGTTACGTCATACGGAGAATTATTTGG CGGTCAAGTTGCAGGATGGTAGCTATTTGTTCAATGGAAATTACAGCATCAGTTTGTCTGGTAAATATCAGGCAGCTGGAACtactttcgtttattttcgtCAAGGTTCTCAGAATTTGGAAAGTTTCTCTGCCATTGGACCATTAGAAGAACCTATTGATGTTATG gTTTTGTACCAAGAACCGAATCCTGGGATTGTATATCGATACATTATCCCCGGAAGTGCACCATCTCCAAACATTCATCTTGGACACAAACCAG TTTCTAACAAAGCTGGTGAACCCATTTTATCGGCGATACCTCATAGGAA aATAGATGTTGGTTCTACTAATGATGGAACGCAAGCATATCTTCCAAGACGAtacaaaaaaaggaaattcttTTGGAAAGCAAGCGGTTATACCGAGTGTAGTAGAACTTGTGGTGGAG GTATCCAAATGCTGAGGTATGTATGTACAAGGGAACACACGCAGGCTCCAGTGCCTGACAAGAGATGTCATACGTTGGAAAAGCCACGAGAAACTCAAGTAAAATGCAATACTATACCTTGTCCTCCCAA ATGGAGAGCCGGTCCGTGGGGTGTTTGTTCGGTTACGTGCGGTAACGGTAATCGTCTGAGAGACGTAGAATGCGTGCAAGAAATAACGCCATCACTAGTAATGAGAATAGCTGATGGCGCCTGCACGGAGCCGAATATTCTTCCTACTACCGAGATTTGCGAAATGCCACAGTGTGAATTCGACACGAAAGCAGCGACGACAACTTTACCGCCACCACAATGGAGCGTGGGCACATGGTCATCA TGCTCCACAACTTGTGGTCCAGGTAAAAGAACAAGAACTGCGACCTGCGTCACTCACGGACCTTCATGTGATCTCGAAGTGAAGCCTATTACTCAAGATGCTTGTGATTTGGGACCTTGTTCCATTAAATCACCGCAAACAAACGCCATTTCAACTAGACTTCAAAGTCCACAATGGCTGTACAGTGAATGGTCTGATGGG TGCTCAGCCGAATGTGGAGTCGGCTTGCAGACGAGGAAGATCTTCTGCGAAAAAAGTCCAGGGGAAGGATTTTGCGACCAATCGACAAGACCAGAATCGTCAAGAACCTGTTCCAGCAACAGAACCTGTAGTGGACAATGGTTTACGGGACCCTGGACCGCG TGTTCTACAGAATGTGATTCAGGCGAACAAGTTAGAGAAGTGGTGTGCATAACGATACTTCGTGGGTCGCTCCGCATTGTTCTGGACATGAACTGTCCCGCAAACAAACCGGAAACGAGAAGATCCTGCAGCGGTCCACCTTGTACATCCTCGTGGTTTATATCAGATTGGACAGAA TGTTCTCGATCGTGCGGAAAAGGCATTCAAAAGAGAGAAGTAAGGTGTTTGAACAGAGAAGGTCAACCACCTGAGCATCACGAGCTTCATTGTAAAGAAAAGGATCGTCCTATATCTCGACGAACCTGCAACGATTATCCTTGTAAGGACGACGTTCACAGATCTGAAAATCAACATACAGTCCTGCAAGTTCAAAACGATCCAGAAATCTCAAATg TTCTCGAGGAAAACCCACTTTGCAAGGACAGTACAACAAATTGCAACTTAGTGGCGCAAGCACGACTCTGCACTTACCAGTTTTATCACCAATTGTGCTGTCAATCGTGTTCCAAGAAGCAAGAATTCGAATGA